The nucleotide window GCAGAACATCGCGGAGTCGGCGTCATCACCCATCGGCGTCGTCCCGAGCAGGGCCGGCGCTGCGGCCGATGCCGCGGCCTCAGTGTCCGCACTGATCGCCGACTCGGCGGCTGCGGACGCCAAAACCCCTTCTGGCTGCACAGACCACATTTTCCCCTCCGACTGCTGTCGCAATAAGACGTACTTGAGGCAACAGTGTAGTGCGAGCGATGCAATCATGTATTCACAATGGCGAACCCGTACGGTCCGCATCCTCAAATTCCGCAAAGAAACGTCGGCAATTCGAGCCCAAGTTGAATTTGCGGCGACGTAAGCCCAGCAAGGAGATCCGCCGAGGCGCCCGCGCCGCATCTAATCGACAAAAATATTTTACGAATGTTTAATAGCATGCGGTCTGCCTACCGATCTTGATGCTAAATACCGCGCGCTGGGAAATTGCTCCATTCGGGGCACCTACATGCAAGGGCTGGTGCACCGCCGCGAAAACAATCACACCAGTTATTGCCGAACTATTCGGCCGCGCAATGTTTAGTCACCCGTCGAACGCTTGGCCCATACCGATCCCCGCCGAACCCCCGATCGCCGAACTCGGGTCCGCGCAACTACTGGGCCGATGCGCTGGACGGCAGCCCCACCAACACCCCCTCGACGTCGCCATCGGCGCCGACCAACTGACCGCGTCCGGGCGGTAGCGTTTGAGCGCGAACCAGCCGATTGATCCTGTTCTGTGGATCGTTGTCCATGTACAGCTGGGCCACTTTTGCGGAGTTTTGGAACCTCATCCAAGGATCCATCGGCATTGTGGCCCAGTTCGCGCTATTGCGTGTGGTGAACACATGCAAACCGATCTGTCGAGCACGTTCCATGAGCTTCCACAGCGCCGCACCCACGGGCGGCTTAGGCGGATAGCTCTGTTCCGGACGCAAGTCCTGCACGTCGTCGATAAGCACAAAATGTCGCGACCCCTGCCACGGCTTGAGGGCGCGCAACTCCTCCTGACTCAGACCCTTGGGAGGCAACCGCGGCAGCAAAACCTGTTGCGCGAGCTCGGTGATCACCTCATCCATCTCGTCCTGGTCGTAGGCATATGCGCGCACATAACCCGGGCCGTGCAGATCCCGCAGGCCGTGCGGTGCGGTTTTCGGGTCAATCAACGTCAGCTGAGCCTCCTCTGGACTGAATCGACTCATCACCGCTTCGCCGATAGCCACCAGCGCCGAGGTCTTCCCGCAGCCTTGCCTGCCCAAGATCATCAGACCGGGGCTGTCCCGCAGCTTGAGCGGAACCGGACCCAGCTCGTGGCGCTCACCGATCGCAAACGCAATCGACAAGTCGTCGCCGCTCGGGTGGGCGGCCTCGTAGTCAAGGATCGCCTTCAACTCCACCCGCTGGGGCAGGCGTTGCAGACTCGCGTGTTTGGTAACTCCGGCGACCTCCGCGACCCGCGCGCCAACGTCGACGGTGTTCGCCAACGCTCCGCTCGCCGGATCGCTCAGCGCCGGCGAGCCGACTCGCAGCTCATGTAGGGAATCGGTCAGCCCAAAGCCGGGCACGTTCAAGGTGCGCCGGGCCGCTTCGCGCGATTCGATGGACGAGTGCCCCATCTGGCTCTCGGTAGGGTCAGCCAGCCGCAACTGGATTCGCGCGGTCACGTTCTGCAGCAAGCTCTGCCGTTGTCCGTGAATCCAGCCGCCGGCACTGCACATCACGTGAACGCCGTACTCGGGACCACGGCTGCTCAGCGCGATAATGCGATCTCCCAAGAGATTATCCTTGGAGTAAAGCCCATCGTAGTCATCGAGCACGACAAAGACATCCCCGAACGGGTCGTTGGGGTCGGTGCCCCCAAGCCCGTCGCTTCCCGGTCCGAACCGGCGCTCGCGGAACCCGTCGAGATCAATGTTGGCTCGTCGGAACGCATCTTCTCGCGCGTCGATGAGCGCATCCATGGTGCTCAAGATGCGCTCGATACCTTCGGCGTCTTTGGGCGAAACAATATCGGTCACGTGCGGCAGCGAACCTACCTGCGCCAGAGTCGCGCCACCGACGCAAAAGAATGTCACCCGCGCCGGGCTGTACATCGCAGCTGCCGAACACATCAGCGTCATCAATGTTGTGGTCTTACCGCGCTGTTTGGCTCCCACCACGATTATGTTGCTGCGCAACGCGTCCACCGCATAAACAAGCTGTTTGGATTCTTCGGGGATGTCCATGATGCCGACCGGAAACATCAGTCCGGAATTTTGACCATAGTCGACGTGCCAGGGTTTGCCCCGGTATCCGGCGACCAGTGCGTCGATGGGCTGCGGGTCCTCAAGCGGTGGTAACCAGGGCCGGCGCGGCGATCGGTGGGGCACGTTTCGCAACGACTCCCGTAACACGTCGACGATCTTTTTCCTCTTGAAACCATCGTCGTGATAAAGGAATTCGTCTGGTTCGGCATCCACTGCCGCTGCGGCTTCCAAAGCTGCGGCGTCCGCGGCATCCAGTGGCTGATACTGCCAGTTGTACAGGCGCGGCTTGGTCAAGGTCATATCAACAGTCCGCGCCACCTCCTTCTTCTTCGGCACCACAAATGGCGCGGATAGGTAGAAGCAGCGGAACGGCTCCAGATCACGTGGCCCCACTTTGAGTAGCGCGAAGCCGTTCTCTTTCGACGGCAGATGGTAGGCCGCGTCGGAGCCGATAACCTCACGGCTGTCATCGCCAGACTCGGCGCGTAGTGCG belongs to Mycobacterium basiliense and includes:
- a CDS encoding PE domain-containing protein, with the protein product MWSVQPEGVLASAAAESAISADTEAAASAAAPALLGTTPMGDDADSAMFCAALNACGGSYLGVVAEHAAQRGLFAGAQGLASGVYVTTEVARAAAVGT
- the eccCa gene encoding type VII secretion protein EccCa is translated as MSKKSFPINRVRIESPKPVRVAPNAPIALPEREPRNIWVMIGVPALIVALIGTIVMLYVSGVRSLSTGFFPLMGIGAFSMLAFSGRFGRARKITWGEMERGRRRYLRDLDSNRDEIQTAVCAQREWQNAVHADPQGLGAIIGGPRMWERGRTDPDFLEVRVGTGVQHAPDSVLSVTWPDIASDEELEPVTGQALRDFILEQRKIRDIAKVVNLRSAPGFSFVGEDLDRMRSLMRSVLCSLAVFHNPRDVKLMVVTRNPEVWSWMVWLPHNLHDELFDACGWRRLIFATPEELEDTLGAELHMKGKRGAWTPRAAASPTSMGSALESGPGSDAVDLGPHLVIVDDNTGSPDAWESVVGQVGKAGITVLRIASRVGTGVGFSADQVFEMTERHSAPSGSVNGVIKAGSNGGDPEQDDRRPAPLLRARKKFFAHADQLSIHRAYRYARAMARWTPTSRSEVADSASGAAELLRSLGISDPRELDVDRLWAERRGRGDERWSEIPVGAKPNGELQNIIIRAKDFGGFGFHSVVIGTSGSGKSEFFLSLVYGMALTHSPEAFNVIFVDMKFESAAQDILGIPHVVAALSNLGKDERHLAERMRRVIDGEIKQRYELFKSVGARDANDYEEIRLAGRDIPPVPVLLVIVDEYLELFANHEKWINLIIHIGQEGRGANVFFMLGGQRLDLSSLQKVKSNIAFRVALRAESGDDSREVIGSDAAYHLPSKENGFALLKVGPRDLEPFRCFYLSAPFVVPKKKEVARTVDMTLTKPRLYNWQYQPLDAADAAALEAAAAVDAEPDEFLYHDDGFKRKKIVDVLRESLRNVPHRSPRRPWLPPLEDPQPIDALVAGYRGKPWHVDYGQNSGLMFPVGIMDIPEESKQLVYAVDALRSNIIVVGAKQRGKTTTLMTLMCSAAAMYSPARVTFFCVGGATLAQVGSLPHVTDIVSPKDAEGIERILSTMDALIDAREDAFRRANIDLDGFRERRFGPGSDGLGGTDPNDPFGDVFVVLDDYDGLYSKDNLLGDRIIALSSRGPEYGVHVMCSAGGWIHGQRQSLLQNVTARIQLRLADPTESQMGHSSIESREAARRTLNVPGFGLTDSLHELRVGSPALSDPASGALANTVDVGARVAEVAGVTKHASLQRLPQRVELKAILDYEAAHPSGDDLSIAFAIGERHELGPVPLKLRDSPGLMILGRQGCGKTSALVAIGEAVMSRFSPEEAQLTLIDPKTAPHGLRDLHGPGYVRAYAYDQDEMDEVITELAQQVLLPRLPPKGLSQEELRALKPWQGSRHFVLIDDVQDLRPEQSYPPKPPVGAALWKLMERARQIGLHVFTTRNSANWATMPMDPWMRFQNSAKVAQLYMDNDPQNRINRLVRAQTLPPGRGQLVGADGDVEGVLVGLPSSASAQ